A part of Lacibacter sp. H407 genomic DNA contains:
- a CDS encoding MFS transporter, whose product MPQQTTKQRHPATWIPSTWFAMGLPFVALATATSIMYKNMGISDGKIAFWTSLIMLPWTIKPLWGPFLEMFKTKKFFVYSTQITTGALFGLAALSLHADYFFSISITVFFIIAISGSTHDTAADGVYLNELTPKVQAQYVGWQGAFYNIAKVFSGGLLVYLAGELEKSNGVVNAWTVVLLMYAVVMILLGIYNKAMLPQGGKSAEVHSVKEGFATLKDVIITFFQKKNIWYSLCFIVLYRFAEGQAIKITPLFFKAARADGGLGLSTSQVGVLYGVFGAIAFVLGSIAAGYFVSNKGLTRRTLLILCAFFNIPFAAYAYLAITLPVNVYIIGSAVAIEYFGYGFGFVGLILFIMQQIAPGKYKMAHYAFGSGLMSLGFLLPSMVSGYVSDWLGYKEFFIWVLVSTIPAFLVTWLVPLQKFEEETKAEQVTT is encoded by the coding sequence GTGCCGCAACAAACAACCAAGCAACGCCACCCCGCCACATGGATTCCAAGTACCTGGTTTGCAATGGGTTTACCTTTTGTTGCGCTGGCTACTGCTACATCGATCATGTATAAGAATATGGGCATTTCCGATGGCAAGATCGCTTTCTGGACCTCGCTCATCATGTTGCCATGGACCATCAAACCACTTTGGGGGCCTTTCCTGGAGATGTTTAAAACAAAGAAGTTTTTTGTGTATTCAACACAGATCACCACTGGTGCATTGTTTGGCCTCGCTGCCTTATCGTTACATGCCGATTATTTTTTCAGCATTTCGATCACCGTTTTTTTCATCATCGCCATCAGCGGATCAACGCATGATACGGCTGCCGATGGTGTTTATTTAAATGAACTTACACCAAAAGTGCAGGCACAGTATGTTGGCTGGCAAGGTGCGTTCTATAATATTGCCAAAGTATTTTCAGGTGGCTTATTGGTTTATCTCGCAGGCGAATTAGAAAAATCAAATGGCGTTGTTAATGCATGGACGGTAGTATTGCTGATGTATGCTGTTGTGATGATCCTCCTTGGCATTTATAACAAAGCGATGTTGCCGCAGGGAGGCAAGTCGGCTGAAGTGCATTCTGTAAAAGAAGGATTTGCTACGTTGAAAGATGTGATCATTACATTTTTTCAAAAGAAAAATATTTGGTACAGCTTATGTTTTATTGTGCTGTATCGTTTTGCAGAGGGACAAGCTATTAAGATCACGCCATTGTTTTTTAAAGCAGCACGAGCCGATGGTGGATTAGGATTATCAACATCGCAGGTAGGTGTATTATATGGTGTGTTTGGTGCCATTGCATTTGTGTTAGGTTCCATAGCGGCCGGTTATTTTGTATCGAACAAAGGTTTAACACGCCGCACATTGCTGATCCTTTGCGCTTTTTTTAATATACCATTTGCTGCCTATGCTTATCTCGCCATTACACTGCCGGTGAATGTGTACATCATCGGTTCGGCTGTTGCCATTGAGTATTTTGGATATGGGTTTGGTTTTGTTGGATTGATTTTATTCATCATGCAGCAGATTGCTCCCGGCAAATACAAAATGGCGCATTATGCATTTGGCAGTGGCTTGATGAGTCTTGGTTTTTTACTCCCTTCAATGGTGAGTGGTTATGTGAGCGACTGGCTGGGTTATAAAGAATTTTTCATCTGGGTATTAGTTTCAACCATACCGGCTTTTCTTGTTACATGGCTGGTGCCGTTGCAGAAATTTGAAGAGGAAACGAAAGCAGAACAAGTGACAACTTAA